GAAATCACCAAAATAATATTAGTTGGCTCATTCTGGAGACATACTGACTATTGCTATGGGCAGAACTGAAAAATCAGGTTGTTGCTTTGATCTTAGCTAGAGAAAAAATTCAGGACAGGTTAATATTGTTAGTTTTTTTAAGGGCAATTCTGAAAATGTAGAAGGGGAAATGTATCACTGTTCCATTCTATCTGAGGAACAAGACCCCCCAAGccagaaaatgtgaaaatggtCTGCATGGAAAGTTTAGTTCTCACCATAAAAAGGAGACTGCCAGCAAATAATATACTTTCATTCACTAAGCACTTATGGAGCATATACTTTGTAATAGGCTTGTGTTTCAGATATGGAAAATGAAGATACTTTGAAACTACTTCTAAAACCTATGGACTTCCCTTTTTCCTGGTAATGTAGCTACTACACGATTGCCCCATATTAGCCTGGCTTCTGTCTGGGCACGGGATGTGTGAACAGTGGTGGCAGATGACGCTTTTGGCCGTTCTAGTAATGGGAAGAGCCATATAGGTGTTACAATTCCAATATATAAGTTTCTTGAGGTAAGTTTTGTCCTAAACCAATCGCTGGGTCCCTGGAGCAGAGGTGCTAGAAGACTGAAACTCGAAGCAGAGGACATGCTTTATGGATGGGTTACCCTTGGGCTCCTACACTTGGATAATTTGGCGTATTCGACAATCCAGCGACCAGACTCGTAGCAAACCCGACGGCTCTGGCTGTTAGCTGGAATTATTTAAGTAAAGCCAAATCAGGGCCTTTTGGGTGAGCACTGAAAGGCAAATGGCCTTGCCTAAGTTTTCTCTTTAATTATTACATTAGATAGAAGACAAACTTGGATGTGGACATACAGAAGAGGGTAATCAGGTGATGGAGGTAGGAAGCATGATTAGTTAGCCTGTAGTATTGAGACTAGACAGAGAATTGAATCAAGATGATGAATGGCAAAGATATAAAGATGAATTCTATTTTCATCTGAAGTTGATAATGCAGGGTCTGAATTCATGGGATTATAGTAAAATTTTCCAAGAAACTTCATGTTTCTTTCCTTAGGAAGTAAAAAAATTCAGTAGAAATATGTTATAATAAACATGGacatcagagacagagacagtgaaatAGGTCTGGGCTAGGTCAATAACCCCTGGACCAGCAACAGTACATATCTACCCTGTTATCTGTAGCTCACAGTAAATTTCTGGTAAATAAATACAGAACGTCTCAATAACACTAACCATCTTCCAAAAGTGTAGTATTGTCAGGACCATGCCTTGACTTTGCCGAGGACAGAgcttctcagaagaaaaagaatgcaGGGCAAAGAGGCAGCAGAGATAAAGAAGACagctctctcctcagctggcttctcttcccttccccagcagcctTCCCAGGGCCCCCTTCACCTCTTTGTTCCTTAGAGTGTAGATGAGCGGATTCACCATGGGTGTGACCACAGagtagaagagagaaatgaatttGCCCTGGTCCTGATTACTGCTCTTAGCTGGAAGCAGATACCCATAGATAGCCGAGCCATAGAAGAGGAAGACCACTACCAAATGGGACAGGCAGGTATTGAAGGCCTTCCGACGTCCCTCCACAGAGCGGATCTTCATCACTGCCTGAGCGATGAAGCAGTAGGAGATCAGGATGATGCTTAGCGGGACAGCAGTGAAGAAAGTGCAGACACCATTGAGCACAGCCTCATTGAGGCTCGTGTCTCCACAGGCCAATTTAATCATGGCGGGTACCTCACACAGGAAGTTGTCCACCTTCCGGTGTCCACAAAATGGGAGCTGCAGAGTGAATGTTGACTGAATCACAGAGTTGCCCAAGCCCCCCAGCCAGCTGatagcagccagcagccagcagagccGTGGATTCATGACGGTCATGTAGTGCAGGGGTCGGCAAACTGCCACATAACGATCAAATGCCATCACCACGAGCAGTATGCACTCAGTGGCCCCCAGCCAAAGGAAAACATAGAGTTGAGTTACACACCCACCATAGCTGATGGTCTTGTCTGGCCCCCAGAGATTTTTCAGCATTTGGGGCACTGAGCTGGTAGTAAAGGCAAGGTCCAAGGAAGAGAGGTtgctgaggaagaagtacatgggtgtgtggagcCGGGCATCCAGACGGGAAAGCAGGATGATAGTCGAGTTCCCAAGCAGCGTCAACAGGTAAGAGGAGAGGATGACTGCGAAGAAGAGCATCTCCAGCTGCGGGTGGTCAGATATCCCCATCAGAATGAAGCTCCCAGAGGAGCTGTTGCTGTCAGCTTCCATCGCCCGAGTCACTGGTAGCCTGCTCTGGAAAACTGCTGGGGGCAAAGCAAGGGAAGAG
This Peromyscus maniculatus bairdii isolate BWxNUB_F1_BW_parent chromosome 8, HU_Pman_BW_mat_3.1, whole genome shotgun sequence DNA region includes the following protein-coding sequences:
- the LOC102906938 gene encoding olfactory receptor 2C1 produces the protein MEADSNSSSGSFILMGISDHPQLEMLFFAVILSSYLLTLLGNSTIILLSRLDARLHTPMYFFLSNLSSLDLAFTTSSVPQMLKNLWGPDKTISYGGCVTQLYVFLWLGATECILLVVMAFDRYVAVCRPLHYMTVMNPRLCWLLAAISWLGGLGNSVIQSTFTLQLPFCGHRKVDNFLCEVPAMIKLACGDTSLNEAVLNGVCTFFTAVPLSIILISYCFIAQAVMKIRSVEGRRKAFNTCLSHLVVVFLFYGSAIYGYLLPAKSSNQDQGKFISLFYSVVTPMVNPLIYTLRNKEVKGALGRLLGKGREAS